ATGATATTTTTATAAAAGGAATAGAAGATAACAGAATGTCTAAAGTAATGTATGATATACTTTTTTATACTGGTATAAGGGAAGGAGAATTATTGTCACTTACTTTAAATGATTTTAATTTTGAAACTAAAGTAATGTCAATAACTAAAACTTATGCTAAATTGAAAGGTGGAAAAGAGATAACTCAAGAGCCTAAAACGCCAAAAAGTAAAAGGAAAATAATAATACCAGAAACTTTATGTGATGAAGTGAAAAAATTTGCTGAAGCAAGATATGACTATAAACCAGATGAAAGATTATTTGTAGCAACAAAAAATTATTTGCATCGAGAGATGGATAGAGGAAGTAAAAACACAGGGATAAAAAGGATAAGAATACATGATATAAGACATTCTCATGCTTCTTTGCTTATAGAAATGGGAGTATCTCCAATAGCTATAGCAGAGCGTCTAGGGCATGATGATATTCAAACAACATTACAAACATATTCACATTTATATCCAAACAAACAAGAAGAAATTGCTGAAAAATTAGAAAAATATATGACAAAATAAAAGGATGGTACGTTTATGGTACGGAAGGGAATAAAAAAAACGCGTAACCCCTTGAAAACAAAGGATTACACGCCTTGGCCGGTTTTATTCCCACTCGATAGTTGCAGGTGGCTTAGAAGAGATATCATAAGTCATTCTGTTGATTCCCTTAACCTCATTTATGATTCTATTAGATACTTTATCTAAGAACTCATATGGTAATCTAGACCAAGTAGCAGTCATAAAGTCGATAGTGTTAGCAGATCTTAAAACAGCAGTGTACTCATAAGTTCTTTCGTCTCCCATAACTCCAACTGATTTAACAGGTAGAAGTACTACGAAAGCTTGGCTTACTTGTCTGTATAAGTCAGCAGCTCTTAACTCTTGGATGAAGATATCGTCAGCTTCTCTTAAGATATCAGCTTTCTCTTTATCAACCTCTCCAAGGATTCTGATTCCAAGTCCTGGACCTGGGAATGGATGTCTGTCGATCATGTGGTCAGGAATTCCTAACTCTCTTCCAACAGCTCTAACCT
This DNA window, taken from Cetobacterium sp. ZOR0034, encodes the following:
- a CDS encoding site-specific integrase, whose protein sequence is MPVYKGENGKYYVSFYYMRWDGKRVRKKKEGFKTKKEAMLYERDFLLDQEGKTELTFDKLVEKYLEDSKARVKPTTYENSEYIINKTIRPYFKDLKIKDIEAITIRAWQNKLLLSEKNYSQTYLKTLNNRLSAILNYAVQFHKLEKNPCKSSGSMGRKNADTMKFWTKDEYDIFIKGIEDNRMSKVMYDILFYTGIREGELLSLTLNDFNFETKVMSITKTYAKLKGGKEITQEPKTPKSKRKIIIPETLCDEVKKFAEARYDYKPDERLFVATKNYLHREMDRGSKNTGIKRIRIHDIRHSHASLLIEMGVSPIAIAERLGHDDIQTTLQTYSHLYPNKQEEIAEKLEKYMTK